From Coffea arabica cultivar ET-39 chromosome 9c, Coffea Arabica ET-39 HiFi, whole genome shotgun sequence, one genomic window encodes:
- the LOC113708959 gene encoding mitochondrial carnitine/acylcarnitine carrier-like protein produces the protein MGDVAKDLTAGTVGGAAQLIVGHPFDTIKVKLQSQPPPLPGQPLRYSGAMDAVRQTLAAEGPRGLYKGMGAPLATVAAFNAVLFTVRGQMEALVRSEPGAPLSVNQQVVCGAGAGVAVSFLACPTELIKCRLQAQSALAGSGSAAVAIKYGGPIDVARHVVQSAGVTGLFKGLVPTLAREIPGNAVMFGVYEAIKQVLAGGQDTSILGRGSLMLAGGLAGGSFWLSVYPTDVVKSVIQVDEYKNPKYSGSFDAFRKILASEGVKGLYKGFGPAMARSVPANAACFLAYEMTRASLG, from the exons ATGGGTGATGTAGCCAAGGACTTGACTGCTGGAACTGTTGGAGGGGCTGCACAGTTGATAGTTGGGCACCCATTTGACACTATCAAGGTGAAGCTTCAGAGCCAGCCACCTCCACTTCCTGGCCAGCCTCTCAGGTACTCAGGTGCCATGGATGCTGTCAGACAAACATTGGCAGCTGAAGGCCCAAGAGGTTTATACAAAGGTATGGGAGCTCCCCTCGCCACTGTTGCAGCCTTCAATGCAGTGCTCTTCACAGTAAGGGGTCAAATGGAGGCTCTGGTAAGATCTGAACCAGGTGCACCACTTTCTGTGAACCAGCAGGTTGTTTGTGGGGCAGGAGCTGGAGTTGCTGTGTCATTCCTTGCCTGCCCTACGGAATTGATAAAATGCAG GTTGCAAGCTCAGAGTGCATTAGCAGGTTCTGGCTCGGCTGCTGTGGCAATCAAGTATGGAGGGCCAATTGATGTTGCCAGACATGTAGTGCAGTCCGCAGGTGTGACGGGTTTGTTCAAGGGTTTAGTTCCCACCTTGGCACGTGAAATACCAGGAAATGCTGTGATGTTTGGTGTTTATGAAGCAATTAAGCAGGTCCTTGCAGGAGGTCAAGACACTTCTATTTTAGGGCGAGGTTCTTTAATGTTGGCAGGAGGCTTAGCTGGTGGTTCCTTTTGGCTATCTGTCTATCCAACTGATGTTGTGAAGAGCGTAATTCAGGTTGATGAGTACAAAAACCCCAAGTACTCTGGAAGCTTTGATGCTTTTAGAAAGATCTTGGCATCAGAGGGGGTCAAAGGCCtgtataagggttttggacctGCCATGGCACGAAGTGTTCCTGCAAATGCTGCTTGCTTCTTGGCATATGAGATGACGAGGGCTAGTTTAGGGTAA